In a single window of the Niabella ginsenosidivorans genome:
- a CDS encoding TolC family protein, with protein MRIRYFFFLMTCFVSITALAQESIIGDIDNDLLAKYIALAKQNFPRVKAFHAREDRAKYMANAASMGWFDIINVGYYYYPNSSSKGVGGNVSPGGQIVTNGFMVGVSANIGALLSRPSTVKAAKAEVKSAKAETEEYDITLASDVRAKYYDYLSSKKQLAIRNLAAQSLKGIQADAQQKYERGEIAIDAYTTAKNSATEADAQALTAEVTYLKAKDALEGVIGAKLESIK; from the coding sequence ATGAGGATACGCTATTTCTTCTTTCTGATGACCTGTTTTGTAAGCATAACTGCCCTGGCTCAGGAATCGATCATTGGTGATATTGATAATGATCTGCTCGCAAAATATATTGCCCTTGCGAAGCAGAACTTTCCGAGAGTAAAGGCGTTTCATGCAAGAGAAGACCGTGCAAAATATATGGCTAATGCTGCTTCTATGGGATGGTTTGATATTATTAATGTTGGATATTACTACTATCCCAACAGTTCTTCAAAAGGAGTGGGAGGAAATGTGAGCCCCGGCGGGCAAATTGTTACAAACGGATTTATGGTAGGCGTGAGCGCCAATATAGGTGCTTTGCTGTCTAGACCATCTACTGTTAAAGCGGCAAAGGCTGAGGTAAAATCCGCAAAAGCCGAAACGGAGGAGTATGATATAACCCTGGCCAGCGATGTAAGAGCGAAATATTATGATTATCTTTCCAGTAAAAAGCAACTGGCAATCCGAAATCTGGCTGCTCAAAGCCTGAAGGGGATTCAGGCAGATGCCCAGCAAAAATATGAGCGGGGGGAGATTGCTATTGATGCCTATACCACTGCAAAGAACTCTGCTACTGAAGCAGATGCCCAGGCATTAACAGCAGAAGTTACTTACCTCAAAGCTAAGGATGCTCTGGAAGGAGTGATTGGAGCAAAACTCGAATCTATAAAATAA
- a CDS encoding O-antigen ligase family protein, whose product MNNNLVWLSLIWFIISVMELGNPNGGSFQGWMQEIRTSALYPLLIAPLGCLLINTRKKLNYFLILLLLLSFIASLNGIKQIKIGLSPGEQRFLDEGASSTHLLFGKLRVFSFFSDAGQFGASQAQFVVLGIVLAIGLRGTLKKTLLFILGAISFYGLLISGTRGALFALMAGIFCALLLSKNYKVLIIGGIIAIGFIGMLKYTYIGNSNYNIYRLRTALDPEDASLNVRLNNQAKLADYMASRPFGGGLGVIGTWGVKYNADKFLSTIPPDSYWVKVWAMYGIIGFIIFFSFWMYLIGKCCGMIWNVKDQNLRLKLIALISGVVGIFLCSYGNEVMNTMPSLNVIQLSMGTVYIMCLNYRKEQQAS is encoded by the coding sequence TTGAACAATAATTTAGTATGGCTTTCTCTGATTTGGTTTATTATCAGCGTGATGGAGCTGGGTAACCCTAATGGAGGAAGTTTTCAGGGGTGGATGCAGGAAATAAGAACTTCGGCATTATATCCGCTTTTAATAGCGCCTTTGGGATGCTTATTAATTAACACAAGAAAAAAGTTGAACTACTTTTTAATTCTGTTACTGTTACTGTCATTTATTGCAAGCCTGAATGGGATAAAACAGATAAAAATAGGATTGAGCCCAGGTGAGCAGCGGTTCCTGGATGAGGGAGCCTCATCCACGCATTTGCTTTTCGGGAAGTTAAGGGTTTTTTCATTTTTTTCGGATGCAGGTCAATTTGGAGCTTCTCAGGCTCAGTTTGTAGTATTAGGAATTGTGCTGGCTATTGGTTTAAGAGGAACATTGAAAAAAACGCTACTATTTATTTTGGGAGCTATTTCCTTTTACGGGTTGTTAATCTCCGGAACAAGGGGGGCTTTATTTGCCTTAATGGCCGGGATCTTTTGCGCCTTATTGCTAAGCAAGAACTATAAGGTGCTCATTATTGGAGGCATCATTGCCATAGGGTTTATAGGAATGTTGAAATATACTTATATTGGTAATTCTAATTATAATATATACCGGTTACGGACAGCACTTGATCCGGAGGATGCTTCTTTGAATGTACGTTTAAATAATCAGGCTAAACTAGCAGATTATATGGCATCACGTCCTTTCGGAGGCGGGTTGGGTGTTATAGGTACCTGGGGTGTAAAATATAATGCAGATAAATTTCTTTCCACCATACCGCCGGATAGCTATTGGGTAAAAGTATGGGCAATGTATGGTATTATCGGCTTTATAATATTCTTTAGTTTCTGGATGTATCTTATCGGTAAATGTTGTGGAATGATCTGGAATGTAAAGGATCAGAATCTGAGGTTGAAACTGATTGCCCTGATTTCTGGAGTGGTAGGCATTTTTTTGTGTAGTTATGGAAATGAAGTAATGAATACAATGCCTTCCCTGAACGTAATACAGCTTTCTATGGGAACCGTGTATATAATGTGTCTGAATTACAGAAAGGAACAGCAGGCTTCATAA
- a CDS encoding response regulator → MNSKHLLIVDDEPAILKLLQFILSKDYTVTLKSNGLEAVLWLEEGNKPDLIILDINMPYFNGQDFFKSLKVSGLFQGIPVIILTGHTDVDRLKAELEFPVNTIISKPFNPTILQNAVRSLLTPKPEVY, encoded by the coding sequence ATGAACTCTAAGCATCTACTAATTGTTGACGATGAACCTGCAATTCTGAAATTGCTGCAATTTATCTTATCAAAAGACTACACCGTTACGCTTAAAAGCAACGGTTTGGAAGCAGTCCTCTGGTTGGAAGAAGGCAATAAGCCTGATTTAATTATACTTGACATCAATATGCCTTATTTCAACGGGCAGGATTTCTTTAAGTCTTTAAAGGTAAGCGGGTTGTTCCAGGGAATACCTGTAATCATCCTCACCGGTCATACAGATGTTGACCGTCTTAAAGCCGAGCTGGAATTCCCCGTGAATACTATCATCTCAAAACCCTTTAACCCAACAATCCTTCAAAATGCAGTCAGATCTCTCCTTACGCCAAAACCTGAAGTATACTAA
- a CDS encoding glycosyltransferase: MLFIIYQIRKRIQWQTTPGGWDHYDIGVIITAYQQMDLVEDAVASILKSTYDNYLIYVVADACDITGVSFKSDRVILLRPEKVLSSNTKSHFFAIENFRRAHNIITIIDSDNLVDPHYLSEIANKMEEGFDAVQGVRAARNLNTVYACLDEAGDIFYRFIDRLLLYGTGSSASLAGSGMAFDTEVYKKMFRNFTASGAGFDKYLQYQLVNQGYRIAFTSNAIVYDGKTDNPEQLVKQRARWINAWFKHWVLGVKLFFKSIFRLNWNQFAFSIMIIRPPLFMLAFLSAVMVLLNLLFTPAGLLIWTCSFVFFIFLFFYALDTFKAKPSIYQSLKQIPRFMYYQVVALFKAKKANTLSVATKHNVKAYK; encoded by the coding sequence TTGCTGTTTATAATATATCAGATCAGGAAGAGAATTCAATGGCAAACGACTCCTGGCGGGTGGGATCATTATGATATCGGCGTGATTATTACAGCTTATCAGCAAATGGACCTGGTAGAAGATGCTGTAGCATCAATTTTAAAATCAACCTATGACAATTATCTTATTTATGTTGTGGCTGATGCTTGCGACATTACCGGCGTTTCATTTAAGTCAGACAGAGTTATTCTGCTGCGACCTGAGAAGGTACTGTCCAGTAATACAAAATCACATTTTTTTGCTATAGAAAATTTTAGACGCGCCCATAATATTATTACAATTATTGACAGCGATAATTTGGTAGATCCACACTATCTTTCTGAAATAGCGAATAAAATGGAGGAAGGCTTTGATGCAGTTCAGGGAGTGCGCGCTGCCCGGAATTTGAACACAGTGTATGCCTGTTTGGATGAAGCAGGAGATATCTTTTACAGGTTTATTGACCGCCTGCTTTTATATGGAACAGGATCTTCTGCTTCGTTGGCCGGTTCAGGAATGGCATTTGATACCGAAGTTTATAAGAAAATGTTCCGCAACTTTACTGCTTCCGGAGCAGGGTTTGATAAATACCTGCAGTATCAGTTAGTGAATCAGGGATATCGTATTGCGTTTACCAGCAATGCAATTGTATATGATGGGAAAACTGATAATCCGGAACAACTAGTGAAACAACGTGCCCGTTGGATCAATGCATGGTTTAAGCATTGGGTATTGGGAGTAAAACTGTTTTTTAAGTCAATATTCCGCCTGAACTGGAATCAGTTTGCTTTTAGCATAATGATTATTCGCCCACCCCTGTTTATGCTGGCTTTTCTAAGCGCTGTAATGGTTCTGCTAAACTTGTTGTTTACTCCCGCAGGTTTGCTGATATGGACCTGTTCATTCGTTTTTTTTATATTCCTTTTTTTCTACGCATTGGATACTTTTAAAGCAAAACCCTCAATATATCAGTCGCTTAAACAAATACCCCGTTTTATGTATTATCAGGTTGTTGCGCTTTTCAAAGCCAAAAAGGCGAATACGCTTTCTGTTGCAACAAAACATAATGTAAAAGCCTATAAATAA
- a CDS encoding exopolysaccharide transport family protein yields MNLNLNLKEFLKYLSRFKWLLIVVPILCVGLAYFLSKKAARKYVSDTLIATGITNQFQQTLTEGQNLDYFKISQRFGNLLEMIKSRRMISALSYELILHDLKNPKEAFIPVSGVVKEYTPDELNKLIQEYQQRLDAHTLISIADNAGMKLYDILKSKRYDEESILKNLSVARNGESDFIKLSYISNNPRLSAFVVNTLADNFIDYYTNMSTAGERKSLAILDTVLRTRQVALERKGAALTYSAASSNATVKNEIVAQKKSDMAYQQITEAQSQRNQTMRTISSLEGAITEIDQKLKGAGGYLTPGALTDNSEIVRIDNQLKTANRNYINNNFQASDKRKIDSLQEIRTSLITAASKKGNTNPAVIRQNLIEQRIKLENDLASAKSTLNTIDRQLNALQSTAGPIVAATTPDNSAGQALARDVEIASKDYADAQEKYQQAELASKTGVNLAVVEPGVPGPPEPSKTLLFAGLAGFSGLMISLVGIFLTFALNKTSNTPQELEIKLHQHVLGWLNDLGEEDKDLRKIWKDKGSTASYSVYKDALRSLRFELNKFIKPGKNVIGITSVLPGEGKTFVAGSLSYAFAMMGKNVLVICEKNDSISDLVIGRRFNEDPPQKFESFLVKKEIQIEDRITILNKNASSSSLLELRDGRSLEAGFKILKETFDVIVVDIGSAYDIYNMKEWLMFCDYSIAVFEAGNKVAEKHHDVAALLSSYEGFLGWTLNKVKIQNVKGLVEKM; encoded by the coding sequence ATGAATCTAAATCTAAACCTGAAAGAGTTTTTAAAGTATTTGTCACGTTTTAAGTGGCTTTTAATTGTTGTTCCCATTCTATGTGTAGGGCTCGCCTATTTTTTATCAAAAAAGGCGGCGCGAAAATATGTATCAGATACACTAATAGCCACAGGAATCACTAACCAGTTCCAGCAAACACTTACAGAAGGCCAGAATCTGGATTATTTTAAAATAAGTCAGCGGTTTGGGAATCTTTTGGAAATGATCAAATCCAGACGGATGATCAGTGCGCTTTCTTATGAACTGATCCTGCACGACCTTAAAAATCCAAAAGAAGCATTTATTCCGGTTTCCGGTGTTGTTAAAGAATATACACCTGATGAATTGAATAAACTCATCCAGGAATATCAGCAAAGGCTTGACGCACATACACTGATTTCAATTGCAGATAATGCAGGTATGAAATTATATGATATCCTGAAATCTAAAAGATATGATGAGGAATCCATTCTGAAGAACTTATCCGTAGCAAGAAACGGAGAAAGCGACTTTATTAAATTGTCCTATATTTCTAATAACCCCAGACTTTCCGCTTTTGTTGTAAATACGCTGGCAGATAACTTTATAGACTATTATACCAACATGAGTACAGCAGGAGAAAGAAAGTCGCTTGCTATACTGGACACAGTTTTAAGGACCCGGCAGGTAGCATTGGAAAGAAAAGGCGCTGCATTAACTTATTCTGCTGCTTCTTCTAATGCAACCGTTAAGAATGAGATCGTAGCTCAAAAAAAGTCGGATATGGCGTATCAGCAAATTACCGAGGCTCAATCTCAGAGAAATCAGACTATGCGCACAATTAGCTCTTTGGAAGGCGCGATCACTGAAATTGACCAGAAGCTTAAAGGTGCTGGAGGTTATCTGACCCCCGGGGCTCTTACGGATAATAGCGAGATTGTAAGAATTGATAATCAGTTAAAGACTGCTAACAGGAACTATATAAATAATAATTTTCAGGCATCCGACAAAAGAAAAATAGATTCTCTTCAGGAAATCAGAACTTCTTTGATCACAGCCGCCTCTAAAAAAGGAAATACAAATCCTGCTGTAATCAGACAGAATTTAATAGAACAACGGATCAAGCTTGAAAATGACCTGGCTTCCGCCAAAAGTACTCTTAACACTATTGACCGGCAGTTGAATGCTTTGCAAAGCACCGCTGGTCCGATTGTGGCAGCTACAACTCCTGATAACAGTGCCGGACAGGCATTGGCCCGAGATGTAGAAATTGCCTCAAAGGATTATGCAGATGCCCAGGAAAAATACCAGCAGGCTGAGCTGGCCTCAAAAACAGGCGTTAATCTTGCAGTGGTGGAGCCGGGAGTACCAGGGCCACCAGAGCCATCCAAGACACTTTTGTTTGCAGGATTGGCTGGTTTCTCAGGATTGATGATCAGCCTGGTAGGCATCTTTCTTACCTTTGCTTTAAATAAAACCTCAAATACACCCCAGGAACTTGAAATTAAATTGCATCAGCATGTATTAGGATGGTTAAATGACCTGGGCGAAGAAGACAAAGACCTTCGTAAAATATGGAAAGATAAAGGTTCCACAGCGTCCTATTCAGTTTATAAAGATGCTCTGAGATCTTTGAGGTTTGAGTTAAATAAATTTATAAAGCCAGGTAAAAACGTAATTGGCATTACTAGTGTATTACCCGGAGAAGGGAAAACCTTTGTTGCGGGTAGCCTGAGTTATGCCTTCGCAATGATGGGCAAAAATGTGCTGGTCATTTGTGAAAAAAATGATTCTATTTCGGATCTGGTTATAGGCCGGCGTTTTAATGAAGATCCGCCTCAAAAATTTGAATCATTTTTAGTTAAGAAAGAAATACAGATTGAAGACCGGATCACTATTTTGAATAAAAATGCGAGCAGCAGCTCCCTCCTGGAGTTGAGAGATGGCAGGAGTCTTGAAGCAGGGTTTAAAATACTCAAGGAAACTTTCGATGTTATTGTTGTAGATATTGGTAGCGCGTATGATATTTATAATATGAAAGAGTGGTTGATGTTCTGTGATTACAGCATTGCTGTTTTTGAAGCAGGGAACAAAGTGGCCGAAAAGCACCATGATGTGGCAGCGCTTTTATCTTCATACGAAGGTTTTTTAGGGTGGACCCTGAATAAAGTAAAAATTCAGAATGTGAAAGGTCTTGTTGAAAAAATGTAA
- a CDS encoding acyltransferase, translated as MESLKKKIKSVPALKKTAQWLLNAEHDPRPRWLIRAFVNPFVHKKGGGSIVRKYSRMDLFPFNKFFLGECAIIEDYAVINNGVGDVEIGSHSIIGVGCVVIGPISVGKHVMFAQHVVASGLNHGYQDIHQPISHQQVECKRIIVEDEVWIGANSVITAGVTLGKHSVVGAGSVVTKDVPPFSIVAGNPARVIKQYNNVSKNWERV; from the coding sequence ATGGAATCGTTAAAAAAAAAGATCAAATCTGTTCCAGCGCTGAAAAAAACAGCGCAATGGTTGTTGAATGCTGAGCATGATCCTCGCCCAAGATGGTTAATCCGGGCGTTTGTTAATCCTTTTGTTCATAAAAAAGGCGGGGGTTCTATCGTCAGAAAATATTCACGAATGGATCTTTTCCCTTTTAATAAGTTTTTTCTTGGGGAATGCGCTATTATAGAAGACTATGCAGTAATCAATAATGGAGTGGGAGATGTAGAAATCGGCAGTCACTCTATTATTGGGGTCGGTTGTGTTGTAATTGGCCCTATATCTGTAGGTAAACACGTCATGTTTGCCCAGCATGTAGTGGCATCCGGGCTCAATCATGGTTATCAGGACATTCATCAACCCATCAGCCATCAGCAGGTGGAATGCAAAAGAATTATTGTGGAAGATGAAGTTTGGATAGGGGCGAACAGCGTAATAACTGCAGGGGTTACTTTAGGAAAGCATTCAGTTGTGGGCGCAGGCAGCGTAGTAACGAAAGATGTGCCTCCATTTTCAATCGTGGCTGGGAATCCTGCCAGGGTTATTAAACAATATAATAACGTATCTAAAAACTGGGAAAGGGTTTAA
- a CDS encoding glycosyltransferase produces the protein MLKNKDIIIVGQQPWDTEIGSNCKDIALELSKNNRILYVNSPLDRITKVRYGTDPKVKKRIDIIAGRLPGIEKIKENLYNLYPDCLVESINWISSTKLFKFFNRRNNRKFANSILDAIHKLCFKDYLLFNDNEIFKAFYLKEFLKPSLSAYYSRDNIVGVKYWAKHGVQLEPELMAKSDLCLANSEYLRSYCKTFNPDSFYVGQGCDFTYFKDEGLKPSPEILAIPKPIIGYIGALWNSRLDLALLERIAEEKNDWSLVFIGAEDEEFAASRLHTMPNVYFLGTKKPETLASYIKGFDVCMNPQYINPITVGNYPRKIDEYLALGKPTIATKTEPMLDFKEYVFLAEDGDGYIRGIQELLDTDAPELQEARKKFALSHSWERSIQLILDAYGQTAARKGITL, from the coding sequence ATGCTAAAGAATAAAGATATTATTATTGTTGGGCAACAGCCCTGGGATACTGAAATAGGCAGCAACTGTAAAGATATTGCACTGGAGCTTAGCAAGAATAACCGGATATTATATGTAAATTCTCCTTTGGACCGTATCACTAAGGTCAGATATGGAACGGATCCGAAAGTTAAGAAGAGGATTGATATAATCGCCGGCCGTTTGCCGGGGATTGAGAAAATTAAAGAAAATCTGTATAATTTATATCCCGACTGTCTGGTTGAATCCATCAATTGGATCTCTTCCACAAAACTATTCAAATTCTTTAACCGACGGAATAACCGCAAATTTGCTAACTCTATATTGGATGCCATTCATAAACTATGCTTTAAAGACTATTTATTATTTAATGATAATGAAATTTTTAAGGCATTTTATCTGAAAGAGTTCCTAAAGCCGTCTCTTTCTGCCTATTATTCACGGGACAATATTGTAGGAGTGAAATACTGGGCAAAGCATGGTGTTCAGCTTGAGCCGGAACTGATGGCAAAAAGCGATTTGTGCCTGGCCAATTCAGAATATTTAAGGTCGTATTGCAAAACCTTTAATCCTGACTCTTTTTATGTAGGCCAGGGGTGCGATTTTACCTATTTCAAGGACGAAGGACTGAAACCGTCTCCTGAAATCCTGGCTATTCCGAAGCCAATTATAGGATACATTGGTGCATTATGGAACTCCAGGCTTGATCTGGCTTTACTAGAACGAATTGCAGAAGAAAAAAATGACTGGAGTCTTGTCTTTATTGGAGCAGAAGATGAAGAATTCGCAGCCAGCAGGTTACATACAATGCCCAATGTGTATTTTCTGGGCACAAAGAAACCTGAAACGTTGGCTTCCTATATTAAGGGATTTGACGTATGTATGAATCCTCAATACATAAACCCTATTACTGTTGGCAACTATCCAAGAAAAATAGATGAATATCTGGCTTTGGGAAAACCTACTATTGCCACAAAAACAGAACCGATGCTGGACTTTAAAGAATATGTTTTTTTAGCTGAAGATGGGGATGGCTATATAAGAGGGATTCAGGAATTGCTGGATACAGATGCGCCTGAACTTCAGGAAGCGAGAAAAAAGTTCGCATTGTCACACAGTTGGGAACGAAGCATTCAACTGATCCTGGACGCCTACGGGCAAACGGCAGCCAGAAAAGGAATAACGCTTTGA
- a CDS encoding UDP-glucose dehydrogenase family protein: MKIAVVGTGYVGLVTGTCFAETGNHVTCVDIDRNKIEALQKGITPIYEPGLEVLLARNIKEERIAFTDNLKEAVEEAVVIFLALPTPSDQDGSADLKYVLQVAEQLGDLITSYKVVVNKSTVPVGTSEKVAAVLSKKIAPELFDVVSNPEFLREGVAVEDFLKPERVVVGTRSEKATKIMADLYNPFVRQGNPIYFMDPRSAEMTKYAANSFLAMKISFMNEIANLCERTGANVDWVRMGIGSDHRIGKRFLFPGIGYGGSCFPKDVLALNLTAREHEYDFQLLQSVLTVNKHQKKVIVQKIKRHFKDALQGKRFAIWGLAFKPETDDIRDAPSLEIIEALLNEGATLNVYDPVAMENVRGRFGNRITYSANQYEALDGADALLILTEWSEFRNPDFDKMKDLLKTHTIFDGRNVYALDKMEELNFHYESIGRAVINNKA; this comes from the coding sequence ATGAAAATAGCAGTAGTTGGAACCGGTTATGTTGGGTTGGTTACGGGTACCTGTTTTGCCGAAACAGGCAATCATGTTACCTGTGTTGATATTGACAGGAATAAGATAGAGGCGTTGCAGAAAGGCATTACGCCCATTTATGAGCCGGGTCTGGAAGTGCTGCTGGCCAGGAACATAAAAGAAGAGCGTATTGCTTTTACTGATAATTTAAAAGAGGCGGTTGAAGAAGCCGTCGTGATCTTCCTGGCATTGCCAACGCCATCAGATCAGGATGGGTCTGCAGACCTTAAATATGTGCTCCAGGTAGCAGAGCAGCTGGGGGATCTGATCACCTCTTATAAGGTTGTTGTTAATAAGAGCACGGTACCGGTGGGCACCAGCGAAAAAGTAGCAGCAGTGCTTTCAAAAAAAATAGCACCGGAGTTATTTGATGTGGTTTCCAATCCTGAATTTTTAAGGGAAGGGGTAGCTGTAGAAGACTTTCTGAAGCCGGAAAGGGTGGTGGTGGGCACCCGGTCAGAAAAGGCCACAAAGATTATGGCGGATCTGTATAACCCTTTCGTACGTCAGGGCAATCCTATTTATTTTATGGATCCGCGCAGTGCGGAAATGACCAAGTATGCTGCCAATTCCTTCCTTGCAATGAAAATTTCATTTATGAACGAGATCGCCAATTTATGTGAGCGCACAGGTGCCAATGTAGACTGGGTACGGATGGGAATCGGAAGTGATCACCGGATAGGCAAGCGCTTTCTTTTCCCGGGTATTGGTTATGGCGGCAGCTGCTTTCCCAAAGATGTTTTGGCGCTGAACCTTACCGCCAGGGAGCATGAATACGATTTTCAGCTTCTGCAATCTGTTTTGACAGTAAATAAACACCAGAAAAAAGTCATCGTTCAAAAGATAAAACGGCATTTTAAGGATGCGCTTCAGGGAAAGCGGTTCGCAATATGGGGGCTGGCATTTAAACCGGAAACTGATGACATCAGGGATGCCCCTTCCCTGGAGATTATTGAAGCATTGCTGAATGAAGGAGCCACCCTCAACGTTTATGACCCTGTGGCAATGGAAAATGTTCGAGGCAGGTTTGGTAACAGGATCACCTATTCTGCCAATCAGTACGAAGCACTGGATGGGGCAGACGCATTGCTGATCTTAACGGAATGGAGCGAGTTCAGAAACCCTGACTTTGATAAAATGAAAGATCTTTTAAAAACGCATACTATATTTGATGGCAGGAATGTATATGCTCTTGATAAAATGGAAGAATTGAATTTTCATTATGAAAGTATCGGCAGGGCAGTAATTAATAATAAAGCCTGA
- a CDS encoding sugar transferase — protein MAYIGKKYVTDVTLPLQERHGFLVDKFESVEEFHAFLKGSSILESPGVILLEEDDSMDVRSVLSELRTNPLTGGAIIIFLASKPRNTDFYRELKVNDSYNAPYDPGMIAERINFLLRLKIALSNNTRVTATAVPQYKMAFGKRLLDILVAASGLIILSPLMLIIALLVKLSGKGPVIYKSKRAGTGYKIFDFYKFRTMYADADQKLKNLSSTNNQYGNASDKAPQAFVKILNDPRITPIGAFLRKTSLDELPQLFNVLKGDMSLVGNRPLPLYEAEMLTSDQFAMRFLGPAGITGLWQISKRGKAEMSSEERIALDNHYAQYTSFWMDFKIVLKTIPAMLQKEKV, from the coding sequence TTGGCTTACATCGGAAAAAAATACGTAACAGACGTAACATTGCCGCTTCAGGAGCGCCACGGGTTTCTTGTTGATAAATTTGAATCGGTTGAAGAGTTTCATGCCTTTCTGAAAGGCAGTTCGATCCTCGAAAGCCCGGGGGTGATTTTGCTGGAGGAGGATGACAGCATGGATGTCCGGTCTGTGCTGAGCGAACTCCGGACAAACCCTTTAACGGGCGGTGCCATCATTATTTTTCTTGCTTCAAAGCCCCGGAATACTGATTTTTACCGGGAGCTAAAAGTTAACGATAGCTATAATGCCCCTTATGATCCGGGCATGATCGCTGAACGGATCAATTTTTTGCTGCGGCTTAAGATTGCTCTATCCAATAATACCAGGGTAACAGCAACAGCCGTGCCACAGTATAAAATGGCATTTGGCAAACGCCTTTTAGACATCTTAGTGGCTGCATCCGGGCTAATCATCCTGTCGCCTTTAATGCTGATCATTGCTCTTCTGGTAAAACTCTCCGGGAAGGGCCCTGTTATTTATAAAAGTAAACGTGCGGGTACCGGCTATAAAATATTTGATTTTTACAAATTCCGCACCATGTACGCAGACGCTGATCAGAAACTAAAGAACCTTAGTTCCACCAATAACCAGTACGGGAATGCCTCCGATAAAGCGCCTCAGGCGTTTGTAAAAATTTTAAATGACCCCAGAATTACACCCATAGGCGCTTTTTTACGTAAAACCAGTCTGGATGAACTGCCTCAGCTTTTTAATGTATTAAAAGGAGACATGTCTTTGGTAGGCAACCGGCCGCTGCCGCTTTATGAAGCGGAAATGCTGACATCCGATCAGTTCGCCATGCGTTTCCTGGGCCCTGCCGGAATTACCGGTCTGTGGCAGATCAGTAAAAGAGGGAAGGCTGAAATGTCGAGCGAAGAGCGGATCGCCCTTGATAACCATTATGCCCAATACACTTCCTTCTGGATGGATTTCAAAATCGTATTGAAAACCATACCAGCCATGCTGCAAAAAGAAAAAGTATAA